Proteins found in one Thermodesulfobacteriota bacterium genomic segment:
- a CDS encoding site-specific integrase: MDQLLDSFIAYLAIEKGLSKNTLESYGRDVRKFALF; the protein is encoded by the coding sequence ATGGACCAGCTCTTAGACTCCTTTATAGCCTATCTGGCTATTGAAAAGGGTCTTTCAAAAAACACACTTGAATCATACGGCAGAGACGTTAGAAAATTTGCGCTCTTCA